The Streptomonospora litoralis genome window below encodes:
- the murQ gene encoding N-acetylmuramic acid 6-phosphate etherase, whose protein sequence is MATTHTSGADSPVHDLRADLTGLATEARRTDLSGIDRMDTEAIVRAMNAEDATVAPAVGAAAAVIAAAADAIAARMARGGRLVYAGAGTAGRMGVLDASECPPTFNTDPEQVIGLIAGGPTAVRDAVEGAEDDPRAAAADLDALDLTGDDTVVGISASGRTPYSVAALRHAAERGALTVAVSSNPGSPLGAAADHAVEVDTGPELIVGSTRLKAGTAQKLVLNTLSTVAMIRLGKTYGNLMVDLRSTNDKLRARSHRIVEMATGAADDEVGAALSASGGDVKTAILTVLGRVDAEEARRLLRACGGRLREAVESAAPGD, encoded by the coding sequence ATGGCCACTACGCACACCAGCGGCGCCGACAGCCCGGTCCACGACCTGCGGGCCGATCTCACCGGGTTGGCGACCGAAGCGCGCCGCACGGACCTCAGCGGCATCGACCGCATGGACACCGAGGCCATCGTGCGCGCCATGAACGCCGAAGACGCGACCGTGGCCCCCGCGGTCGGCGCCGCCGCCGCGGTCATCGCCGCCGCCGCGGACGCCATCGCCGCCCGCATGGCCCGCGGCGGCCGGCTCGTCTACGCCGGCGCCGGCACCGCCGGCCGGATGGGCGTGCTGGACGCCTCGGAGTGCCCGCCGACCTTCAACACCGACCCCGAGCAGGTGATCGGGCTGATCGCCGGCGGTCCGACCGCCGTCCGCGACGCCGTCGAGGGTGCCGAGGACGATCCCCGGGCCGCCGCAGCCGACCTGGACGCCCTGGACCTCACCGGTGACGACACCGTGGTGGGCATCTCCGCCTCGGGCCGGACCCCCTACTCCGTCGCCGCCCTCCGCCACGCCGCCGAACGCGGCGCGCTGACGGTCGCCGTCTCCTCCAACCCCGGCTCGCCGCTGGGTGCGGCCGCCGACCACGCGGTCGAGGTCGACACCGGCCCCGAGCTGATCGTCGGCTCCACCCGCCTCAAGGCCGGCACCGCACAGAAACTGGTCCTCAACACACTGTCCACCGTCGCCATGATCCGCCTGGGCAAGACCTACGGAAACCTGATGGTGGACCTGCGCAGCACCAACGACAAGCTGCGCGCACGCTCGCACCGGATCGTGGAGATGGCCACCGGGGCCGCCGACGACGAGGTGGGCGCAGCCCTGTCCGCGAGCGGCGGCGACGTCAAGACCGCCATCCTCACCGTTCTCGGCCGCGTCGACGCGGAGGAGGCCCGGCGCCTCCTCCGCGCCTGCGGCGGCCGACTCCGCGAGGCGGTCGAATCGGCCGCACCCGGGGACTGA